A single Macaca mulatta isolate MMU2019108-1 chromosome 15, T2T-MMU8v2.0, whole genome shotgun sequence DNA region contains:
- the LOC144334778 gene encoding uncharacterized protein LOC144334778 has translation MEGGSWCQLHLRLQCPAGPIQCRVCSEEAEGSEEESGEKDSYSFRPSMLGGRRERANLSLLSQSCLLSIHPPCHPPPPPTTSTSTTHRLHHPPLPPTTSTHHLHLHHPPSPPPTVSTTHHCHPLPPPTISTSTNHRLHHPPPPPPTTCPFLCPVHSSPALLPAQTACLPFRPSSAYLGLQSSPCPSIHSPYIPIPPSPIPHPLFLSPIPPSPSPILSYPDPSIPLSPILPSPSIHPPSLHPHPSIPHPSILPSPILPFPIPPFPIPSSSHPHPSIHHLSISHTHPSIPHPPSPILPYPIPSSLHLPSLHPHPFTPSLYPPSPLLHSSTSPSLHPLSLYPSILHPSIPHSPIPPSPIPIPPSLHPLSSHPSISHPHPSILPSPIPPSLYPPSLHPSIPHPSILPPPIPPHSIFPSFSILSSLHPSIRRTFLQHRRGAPSPVSGLGKAFRRKKPTLRQENESEAPGLEKKGRSSQQRTGGKRLLQDHPVAFWQSLQSGWPTRAQERLLRLELGHRARPWSWDHLRGTEQGQERESPGPDSELDSSWRRPLRAGSRERVYLFVP, from the exons ATGGAGGGAGGTTCCTGGTGCCAGTTACATCTCCGGCTGCAGTGCCCAGCAGGTCCCATCCAGTGTAGGGTGTGCTCTGAGGAAGCTGAGGGGTCTGAGGAGGAGTCAGGAGAGAAAGATTCCTACTCATTCCGCCCATCCATGTTGGGGGGACGGAGAGAGAGGGCAaacctcagcctgctgagccAATCTTGTCTCCTTTCCATTCATCCACCCTGCCACCCACCACCTccacccaccacctccacctccaccacccaccGTCTCCACCACCCACCACTGCCACCCACCACCTccacccaccacctccacctccaccacccaccGTCTCCACCACCCACCGTCTCCACCACCCACCACTGCCACCCACTACCTCCACCCACCATCTCCACCTCCACCAACCACCGCCTCCAccaccctccacctccaccacccaccACCTGCCCTTTCCTCTGTCCAGTTCACTCCTCCCCTGCCCTTCTACCTGCCCAAACTGCCTGTCTGCCTTTCCGTCCATCATCTGCCTATCTAGGTCTCCAGTCATCcccctgtccatccatccattcaccatATATCCCCATCCCTCCATCTCCCATCCCTCACCCCCTATTCCTAtcccccatccctccatccccatCCCCCATCCTTTCATACCCCGATCCTTCCATCCCTCTGTCTCCTATCCTCCCATCCCCATCTATCCAtcccccatccctccatccccatCCTTCCATCCCCCATCCCtccatcctcccatcccccaTCCTTCCATTCCCCATCCCTCCATTCCCCATCCCTTCATCTTCCCAtccccatccctccatccaccaTCTCTCCATCTCCCAtacccatccctccatccctcatCCTCCGTCCCCCATCCTTCCATACCCCATCCCTTCATCCCTTCATctcccatccctccatccccatCCCTTCACTCCATCCCTCtatcccccatcccccctcctcCATTCCTCCacctctccatctctccatcccctATCCCTCTATCCCTCTatcctccatccctccatcccccattctcccatccctccatctcccatccccatccctccatccctccatcccctatcctcccatccctccatctcccatccccatccctccatccttccatcccccatccctccatccctctatcccccatctctccatccctccatcccccatccctccatccttccaCCCCCCATCCCTCCACACTCCATCTTtccatctttttccatcctttcgtCCCTTCATCCTTCCATCCGAAGAACATTTCTTCAGCACAGGAGAGGTGCGCCCAGCCCAGTTTCGGGGCTAGGAAAGGCTTTTAGGAGGAAGAAACctacgctgaggcaggagaatgagtcGGAGGCTCCTGGACTGGAGAAGAAGGGAAGGTCTTCCCAACAGAGGACAGGAGGCAAGAGGCTTCTTCAGGACCATCCAGTCGCATTCTGGCAGTCACTTCAGAGCGGGTGGCCCACCAGAGCACAGGAGAGGCTACTGAGGCTGGAGCTGGGTCACAGGGCCAGGCCGTGGAGCTGGGACCACCTGCGTGGCACGGAGCAGGGCCAG GAAAGAGAGAGCCCTGGCCCTGACTCAGAATTGGATTCTAGCTGGAGGCGTCCTCTCCGAGCCGGTTCCAGAGAAAGGGTTTATCTGTTTGTTCCTTGA